One genomic window of Tatumella citrea includes the following:
- a CDS encoding HlyD family secretion protein has translation MTDNTLPAAIAARRTVIMRRKLLLPAVGVIAACIAAGFWWNSTRWQVSTDDAYARADIVTLAPKISGYIARVEVGDNQHVTAGQPLVMLEDKDYRARAEQAEAAWQTAIAAREVIETRIRQFPLRVQQQHTQITAAASRLQAAEVAEVQAQKGLTRQTDLNRQHISSAELLENARSIAAQATAASSEARAGLQQQQLALSLLQQEQQALQAESSGADAHIRETLAQQQLAAIDLQNTLIRSPVTGTIARRTVRPGELGEPGGPLLAVVPDAIYIIANFKETQMANIRPGQPATVSVDALNSQTFHGKVVSLAPASGAEFALLPSDNATGNFTKIVQRMPVRIQLTAGQEQMASIRPGMSVDVSVDTHHE, from the coding sequence ATGACTGATAATACATTGCCTGCTGCCATCGCTGCCCGACGTACCGTTATTATGCGGCGTAAACTGTTATTGCCCGCTGTCGGGGTTATCGCCGCTTGCATCGCGGCGGGGTTCTGGTGGAACAGCACTCGCTGGCAGGTCAGCACCGATGATGCTTATGCGCGAGCTGATATTGTAACCCTGGCTCCAAAAATCTCCGGCTATATCGCTCGCGTCGAAGTTGGTGACAATCAGCACGTCACAGCCGGGCAACCTCTGGTAATGCTGGAGGATAAAGATTATCGCGCCAGAGCCGAACAGGCTGAGGCTGCCTGGCAGACTGCTATTGCGGCCAGGGAGGTTATTGAGACGCGTATCAGGCAATTCCCTTTACGCGTACAACAACAGCACACTCAGATTACTGCCGCAGCCTCCCGGTTACAGGCTGCAGAGGTAGCAGAAGTGCAGGCCCAAAAGGGACTTACCCGTCAGACTGATCTGAACCGGCAACATATCAGCAGCGCTGAACTGCTGGAAAATGCCCGGTCGATAGCAGCACAGGCAACGGCTGCCAGCAGTGAAGCCCGCGCCGGTTTACAACAACAGCAATTAGCGTTGTCGCTGTTGCAGCAGGAACAACAGGCATTGCAGGCTGAAAGTTCCGGCGCAGACGCCCATATCCGCGAAACCCTGGCTCAACAACAGCTGGCAGCGATTGATCTGCAAAATACCCTGATCCGCAGCCCGGTGACCGGCACTATCGCCCGACGAACAGTTCGTCCGGGAGAACTGGGGGAACCCGGAGGGCCACTGCTGGCTGTAGTACCGGATGCGATATATATCATAGCTAATTTTAAAGAAACTCAGATGGCTAATATCCGTCCGGGTCAGCCAGCTACCGTCAGTGTCGATGCCCTTAACAGCCAAACTTTTCACGGTAAAGTGGTCAGTCTGGCGCCGGCCTCCGGGGCAGAGTTCGCTCTGCTGCCCAGCGACAATGCAACCGGTAACTTCACCAAAATTGTCCAGCGAATGCCGGTCAGAATTCAGCTGACCGCTGGTCAGGAACAAATGGCGTCAATCCGGCCCGGCATGTCGGTTGATGTCAGCGTGGATACTCATCATGAATAA
- a CDS encoding TolC family protein — translation MEVAAATTRAWLNVCSDTQQIAVARHAVHLAELGASVTARLQLAGAVGETDRLNAQLVADAARSTLPGLAAQREHDLSQLAVLMGRLPTNPPLAAVSCTQPPELPDAAMPWRNPTQMLKRRPDVRAAADRLRAATAQIGVEVSGLYPQVTLGSSIFTSAPQIDGWRKSGASVWSLGPLISWSFPDISATRARIAGANAGEQKALANFDQVILRALQEMQDALARYRADQQELAETTLTEQHSCQTLALARASYIAGAITEPEFIDSERNLIRSQQQLLQVRAQWLNSQITLFKALGGGWQQAPRLILPVPVRSSVPLTAVVEKNNHD, via the coding sequence GTGGAAGTTGCTGCCGCCACGACCCGCGCCTGGCTTAATGTCTGTAGCGATACGCAGCAAATCGCCGTCGCACGCCATGCGGTACATCTGGCAGAGCTCGGTGCCAGCGTTACCGCCCGGCTACAACTCGCCGGTGCCGTCGGAGAAACTGACCGCCTGAATGCGCAACTCGTGGCAGATGCTGCCCGCAGCACTCTGCCGGGCCTGGCGGCACAACGGGAGCATGATCTCAGCCAGTTGGCGGTGCTGATGGGGCGTCTGCCGACTAACCCTCCTCTGGCGGCCGTCAGTTGTACACAGCCACCGGAATTACCGGATGCTGCCATGCCATGGCGTAATCCTACGCAGATGCTGAAACGCCGTCCCGATGTTCGTGCGGCCGCTGACAGGTTGCGTGCGGCAACCGCACAGATTGGTGTCGAGGTTTCCGGACTTTATCCGCAGGTTACTCTGGGGTCATCCATTTTTACCTCGGCCCCACAAATTGACGGCTGGCGTAAAAGTGGTGCCAGCGTCTGGAGTCTGGGCCCTCTGATCAGCTGGTCGTTCCCGGATATAAGCGCCACCCGGGCGCGGATCGCCGGAGCCAATGCCGGCGAACAAAAAGCGCTGGCAAATTTTGATCAGGTGATTCTGCGTGCATTGCAGGAAATGCAGGATGCACTGGCACGCTACCGGGCAGATCAACAAGAGCTGGCAGAAACCACTCTGACAGAGCAGCACAGCTGCCAGACTCTGGCGTTGGCCCGAGCCTCATATATCGCCGGAGCGATCACCGAACCGGAATTTATTGACAGTGAACGCAATCTTATCCGCAGCCAGCAGCAATTACTGCAGGTTCGGGCGCAATGGCTAAACAGCCAAATCACTCTGTTTAAAGCACTGGGCGGAGGCTGGCAACAGGCTCCGCGACTGATACTGCCGGTACCGGTGCGTTCTTCTGTTCCATTAACTGCCGTTGTAGAGAAAAATAACCATGACTGA
- a CDS encoding outer membrane factor lipoprotein domain-containing protein, with protein MTFPRWPLAALITLFITGCTVGPSAPPASTLPLPPDAPADPPLTDQWWMMYHDTALNAAVSEALRNNRDLRVAAADLLTADALADETGAQSLPATRFTSSAGYGSTLSDQLQAALDNSQDIRRGNRYGIGMDVSWELDLSGRLRRMRQGGSCCRHDPRLA; from the coding sequence ATGACCTTTCCACGCTGGCCATTAGCGGCACTAATCACTTTATTTATTACCGGTTGTACGGTGGGGCCCTCTGCGCCACCTGCCAGCACATTACCTCTGCCTCCTGATGCCCCTGCAGATCCCCCTCTGACCGACCAATGGTGGATGATGTATCACGACACGGCGCTAAACGCAGCGGTAAGTGAGGCCCTGCGGAATAACCGTGATTTGCGGGTTGCCGCAGCAGATTTACTCACTGCTGATGCTCTCGCAGATGAAACCGGTGCGCAATCCCTGCCAGCCACTCGTTTTACCAGCAGTGCCGGCTATGGCAGTACGTTAAGCGATCAGTTACAGGCCGCCCTGGACAACAGCCAGGATATTCGTCGCGGTAACCGCTATGGCATTGGTATGGATGTCAGTTGGGAGTTAGATCTGTCGGGCCGTTTGCGCAGAATGCGTCAGGGTGGAAGTTGCTGCCGCCACGACCCGCGCCTGGCTTAA
- the yihX gene encoding glucose-1-phosphatase: MLYIFDLGNVIVDIDFNRVLGVWSHLSGVPLALLQNRFTFDEAFEQHERGEISDQQFAELICKTLEVNLSYDQFAAGWQAVFVGVRDDTVAQMNALRAAGHRVVILSNTNNLHCEFWPQQYPEVSSAADAIYLSQQLKMRKPEPGIYQAVLEKEGVAASEVVFFDDNESNINAARQAGIHSVLVTGPETVRQWFATSGVHS; encoded by the coding sequence ATGCTTTACATCTTTGATTTGGGTAATGTCATCGTTGATATCGATTTTAATCGTGTACTGGGCGTCTGGAGCCACTTAAGTGGGGTGCCTTTAGCGCTGCTGCAAAATCGTTTTACCTTCGATGAAGCTTTTGAACAGCACGAACGTGGTGAGATATCCGATCAACAGTTTGCAGAACTCATCTGCAAAACACTGGAAGTGAATCTGAGTTATGACCAGTTTGCTGCAGGATGGCAGGCGGTTTTTGTCGGTGTGCGTGATGACACAGTCGCGCAGATGAATGCATTACGCGCTGCAGGACACCGGGTTGTCATTCTGTCGAATACCAATAATCTGCACTGTGAATTCTGGCCTCAGCAGTATCCGGAGGTGAGCTCTGCAGCAGACGCAATTTATCTCTCTCAGCAATTGAAAATGCGTAAACCTGAGCCCGGGATCTACCAGGCAGTGCTGGAGAAAGAAGGAGTCGCTGCCAGCGAGGTCGTGTTCTTTGACGATAATGAGTCCAATATCAATGCGGCCCGTCAGGCAGGAATCCACAGCGTACTGGTCACAGGACCGGAGACTGTCCGGCAGTGGTTTGCCACCTCCGGAGTACACTCCTGA
- a CDS encoding virulence factor BrkB family protein, whose translation MKLPVKIPLRWLVVLWRRIDEDNMTVHAGNLTFVSLLALVPLATVVFALFAAFPVFSDISVQLKHFIFSNFVPAAGTVVEDYLERFVSNVNRMTAVGAIGLIVTALLLMHSIDSALNTIWRSRTKRPLVFSFAVYWMVLTLGPLLAGASLALSSILFSAQWINDSGVIRLLEPVLRVFPLLLSVLAFWLLYSIVPTRQVAALDALTGAMVAGVLFEAGKKAFSLYITTFPSYQMIYGVLAVIPILILWMYWTWCIVLLGAEITVSIEHYRQLKQSPKEGPEAS comes from the coding sequence ATGAAATTACCGGTAAAGATTCCGCTCAGATGGCTGGTCGTTCTGTGGCGCAGAATCGATGAAGATAACATGACCGTGCATGCAGGTAACCTGACCTTTGTATCGCTTCTGGCGCTGGTTCCGCTGGCCACGGTTGTTTTTGCGCTGTTCGCTGCATTTCCGGTGTTTTCTGACATCAGTGTTCAGCTGAAGCACTTTATTTTCAGTAACTTTGTACCGGCAGCAGGCACCGTGGTGGAAGACTATCTGGAACGGTTTGTCAGTAATGTGAACCGGATGACGGCAGTCGGGGCCATCGGGTTAATTGTCACGGCCCTGTTGTTAATGCACTCGATTGACAGCGCTCTGAACACTATCTGGCGTAGCCGGACCAAACGGCCTTTAGTGTTTTCCTTTGCCGTTTACTGGATGGTCTTAACGCTGGGGCCGTTACTGGCAGGGGCCAGCCTGGCACTGAGTTCTATTCTGTTTTCTGCCCAGTGGATTAATGACAGCGGGGTTATCCGGTTGCTGGAACCGGTGTTACGGGTGTTCCCGTTACTGCTGTCGGTTCTGGCTTTCTGGCTGCTTTACAGCATTGTTCCGACCCGCCAGGTGGCTGCACTGGATGCCCTGACCGGGGCGATGGTGGCCGGGGTATTGTTTGAAGCTGGCAAGAAGGCATTTTCTTTATATATCACGACGTTTCCTTCCTATCAGATGATTTATGGCGTGCTGGCAGTGATCCCAATATTAATTCTCTGGATGTATTGGACCTGGTGTATTGTATTACTCGGCGCTGAGATTACGGTCTCTATTGAACACTATCGCCAGTTAAAACAATCTCCAAAAGAAGGACCTGAAGCTTCATGA
- the dtd gene encoding D-aminoacyl-tRNA deacylase: MIALIQRVTEACVTVDGEITGQIAAGLLVLLAVEKDDDEKKAQRLAERVLGYRVFSDDQGKMNLNLQQAKGSLLVVSQFTLAADTQKGMRPSFSGGATPESARQLYEYFSDCCRQQGVHTENGRFAADMQVSLVNDGPVTFWLQV, from the coding sequence ATGATTGCATTAATTCAGCGGGTTACCGAAGCCTGCGTCACTGTTGATGGTGAAATCACAGGACAGATTGCTGCCGGTTTGCTGGTGCTACTGGCGGTTGAAAAAGATGATGATGAAAAGAAAGCACAGCGCTTAGCTGAACGGGTTCTGGGCTACCGGGTATTCAGTGATGATCAGGGGAAAATGAACCTCAATCTGCAACAGGCAAAGGGTAGTCTGCTGGTGGTGTCTCAGTTTACCCTCGCTGCCGATACGCAAAAGGGGATGCGGCCATCATTTTCTGGTGGCGCCACCCCTGAATCTGCCCGGCAGTTATACGAATATTTTAGTGACTGTTGTCGTCAGCAAGGTGTGCACACTGAGAATGGCCGGTTTGCGGCAGATATGCAGGTCAGTCTGGTCAATGACGGACCAGTAACCTTCTGGTTACAGGTATGA